In the genome of Nerophis lumbriciformis linkage group LG32, RoL_Nlum_v2.1, whole genome shotgun sequence, one region contains:
- the LOC133574532 gene encoding BTB/POZ domain-containing protein 17-like yields the protein MDGWIYVVHLDDGWMDLCCPPAQLHTEAVCCHGDRGLQRVTCKTLTRLSSVQTTGDQRSRVNGLNGRILLPSPSLAPPTSPAGRAQKKKDKMETLVCTLLLVLQAVSAGPLRVDDGQDGGGVDAISHPLALVQRLEALLLQGNGSDVTLRVATPDADEVKLIPAHTLVLSLQSPVFEELLLDLNGSTLTLGENADCTAVFDKFIRYLYCGDVSLRLNQATPLHQLASKYQVAALRQGLTRYMTQNLARDSPSGHVAGWYEYAVQAGDTVLSDSCLRYLAWNLSSVMQSAEWAGLSSQLLMSLLQRSDLVLHSEMELFAALEAWIAHNRPDGLTVENALRAVRYAMMPPRELFRLQTQSAVLARYQESVRDLLYMSYQFHSASPVHMAKFFDVNCSLFVPRNYLAPLWGSSWVINNPTRDDRSTSFQTQLGPSGHDAAKRVTWNVLFSPRWLPLSMRPMYSETGAMQPTRAEGGWPRIIITPATSSADFAGVSFQKTVLVLARQQGQLLVKHVYNFHQSTEENGDFLAEADLYRRSSDYLLDGSLLLHVVVKPLYQNLIATKN from the exons atggatggatggatctatgtTGTCCacctggatgatggatggatggatctatgtTGTCCACCTGCGCAGCTCCACACTGAAGCCgtgtgttgccatggtgaccgTGGACTTCAGCGGGTCACCTGCAAGACTTTGACCCGCTTGTCTTCAGTTCAGACGACCGGAGACCAGAGGTCACGTGTCAACGGTCTTAACGGCCGCATCCTCCTCCCATCTCcatctctggctccgcccaccag TCCGGCAGGACGTGCAcagaagaagaaggacaagatGGAGACACTGGTGTGCACGTTGCTCTTGGTTCTGCAGGCGGTCTCAGCAG GCCCGCTGAGGGTGGACGACGGACAAGATGGTGGCGGCGTGGACGCCATCAGCCACCCGCTGGCGCTGGTTCAGCGTCTGGAGGCGCTCCTTCTTCAGGGCAACGGCAGCGACGTGACTCTGCGGGTGGCGACGCCAGACGCCGACGAGGTCAAGCTGATCCCGGCCCACACCTTGGTTCTGTCCCTGCAGAGTCCCGTCTTCGAGGAGCTGCTGCTGGACCTGAACGGCAGCACCTTGACGCTGGGGGAGAACGCCGACTGCACCGCCGTCTTCGACAAGTTCATCAG GTACCTCTACTGCGGAGACGTCTCGCTGCGTTTGAACCAGGCCACGCCCCTGCACCAGCTGGCCAGCAAGTACCAGGTGGCGGCGCTGCGGCAGGGCCTCACGCGCTACATGACCCAAAACCTGGCCAGGGACTCGCCCTCGGGCCACGTGGCGGGGTGGTACGAGTACGCCGTGCAGGCGGGCGACACGGTTCTGAGTGACAGCTGTCTGCGGTACTTGGCCTGGAACCTGTCGTCGGTCATGCAGAgcgcagagtgggcggggcttagtAGCCAGCTGCTCATGTCGCTGCTCCAGCGTTCGGACCTGGTCCTTCACAGCGAGATGGAGCTCTTTGCCGCGCTGGAGGCCTGGATTGCCCACAACCGCCCCGACGGCCTGACGGTGGAGAACGCGCTGAGAGCCGTGCGCTACGCCATGATGCCGCCGCGTGAGCTCTTCCGCCTGCAGACCCAGTCGGCGGTTCTGGCCCGCTACCAGGAGTCGGTGCGAGACCTGCTCTACATGTCCTACCAGTTCCACTCTGCCTCGCCGGTGCACATGGCCAAGTTCTTCGATGTCAACTGCAGCCTCTTCGTGCCGAGGAACTACCTGGCACCGCTCTGGGGTTCCTCCTGGGTCATCAACAACCCGACCCGAGACGACCGCAGTACCAGCTTCCAGACGCAGCTGGGGCCCAGCGGTCACGACGCCGCCAAGCGAGTCACTTGGAACGTCCTGTTCTCCCCGCGCTGGCTGCCGCTCAGCATGAGGCCCATGTACTCGGAAACGGGCGCCATGCAGCCCACGCGGGCGGAGGGCGGGTGGCCCCGCATCATCATAACGCCCGCCACGTCCAGCGCCGACTTTGCCGGCGTCAGCTTCCAGAAGACGGTCCTGGTTCTGGCCCGGCAGCAGGGCCAGCTGCTGGTCAAACACGTGTACAACTTCCATCAGAGCACCGAGGAGAACGGCGACTTCCTGGCCGAGGCCGACCTCTACCGCCGCTCCTCGGACTACCTGCTGGACGGGTCCCTGCTGCTCCACGTGGTGGTCAAGCCTCTGTACCAGAACCTCATTGCCACCAAGAACTGA